The Deinococcus aquaticus genomic interval CCAGTTCGCTGTACCCGACACCCGCCGCCTCGAACAGCTTGGGGTACATGCTGGTCGTCGTGAAGCCCGGCATGGTGTTCACCTCGTTCAGCAGCAGCTCGCCGGTCTCCTCGACATAGAAGAAGTCCACGCGCGCCAGACCCGCGCAGTCCAGCGCCCGGAACGCCGCCAGGGCCTCCGTACGCACCCGCGCCGCCACCTCGGGCGGCAGCGGGGCCGGAATGTGCATGGTCGCGCGGCCCTCGGTGTACTTCGTCTCGTAATCGTAGAAGTCCGCGTCGAAGCGCAGTTCACCCACCGGACTGGCGATGGGCGCGTCGTTCCCCAGGATGCCCACCTCGACCTCGCGGGGCTTGTGGCTGGTCATGGCTTCCAAGATCACGCGGCGGTCCAGACCGAACGCCAGATTCAGCGCGCCGTCCAGTTCGTCCGGCGTCCCCACCTTGCTGATGCCCACGCTGGAACCCAGGTTCGCGGGTTTCACGAACAGCGGGAAGCCCAGTTCGGCCGCGCGGTCCCGCACGCCCTGCGGGTCCTGCTGCCACTCGCGGCGCACGGCCAGCCGCCACGCCACCTGCGGAATCCCGGCCGATTCCAGCACCTGCTTGGTCATGACCTTGTCCATGCTGACCGCCGACCCCAGCACGCCGCTTCCCACGAACGGAATGCCCGCCAGGGTCAGCAGGCCCTGCACGGTGCCGTCCTCGCCCATCGGGCCGTGCAGCAGCGGGAACACGGCGTCGTACCCCTCGGCGCTCGCCACGCGGTGCAGCACGAGGTCCCCGCCGGTCGCGGCCTCGCCACTCTCGAGCGCACGCTGCGTTTCGGTCGGGGGCAGCCAGCGTCCCTGTTTGCTGATCACCACGGGGGTCACGTCGAACTGGTCCCTGGGCAGGGCGCTGAGGACGCTACGGGCACTCATGAGGCTGACCTCGTGTTCACCGGACTGGCCGCCGGCCAGCAGCAGAATGCGCTTCTTCACGCGGCGCAGTATGCCACGCGCCCCATGCCACGCGCCCAACGCCGCGCGCCGCCGCCCGCCCGGTCTGCTCACAGATGCCAGGAGACAGAGCGCCCCGGACTGGCGAATGCCAGGAAGCCGGACGGACACAGCGCAAAGGGGGACATCCTCACACCACACCCTGCCCGGCTGCGTTATGATGCCCCGCGATAACCCCCAGACAGCCCCGGCACGAGTCAAGCAGACGCTTTACCCGTGCCCTCTGTCGAATCATACCCAGGAGTTCGAATGAAGAAAATCGCTGCCCTCAGCACCCTGCTCATCCTCACCTCCGCGCTCGCCGTCTCCCCCAAGGACACCCTGGTCGTCCAGGAAGCCAGCGACATCCCCACCATGGACCCCGGCGTCACCTACGACACCGCGTCCGGCGCCATCACCGAGAACCTCTACGAGACCCTGCTGACCTACAGCGGCGCGAGCCTCACCAAGCTCGAGCCCCTGCTGGCCACCAAGTGGACCATCAGCAACGGCGGCAAGACCTACACCTTCGACCTGCGCAAGAACGTGAAGTTCCACAGCGGCGGCGCCATGACCTGCGCTGACGCCGAGTACTCCTTCGAGCGTAACCTCGTGACCAACAGCGCCGAGTCCGGCAACTGGTTCATCGCCGAGAGCCTGCTGGGCACCGGCGCCAACGCCAACGACGACAAGACCATCACCTGGGCCCGCATCGACAAGGCCGTCGAGTGCAACGCGGCCGGCCAGCTGGTCTTCAACCTGCCCGCCGTGGACCCCGCCTTCCTGGCGAAACTGGCCTACACCGGCCAGAGCGTCGTGGACAGCAAGTACGCCGCCAAGCTCGGCGAGTGGAGCGGCAAGGAAGCCGACTGGAAGACCTGGGTCGGCAAGGACCTGACCAACAGCAAGCTGAGCCAGGCGCCCAGCGGCACCGGCGCGTACAAGTTCGTCCGTAAGGACGCCAACGCCTTCCTGGCCACCGCCTTCGACGGCTACTGGGGCAAGAAACCCGCCATCAAGAACATCGTGATCCAGAAGGTTCCTGAACTGGCCGCCCGCCAGCAGGCCTTCCTGCGCGGCGACGCCGACATCATCGAAGGCGGCGGCCGCGCCGTGGACGAAGAGCAGATCAAGGGCAAGGCCGGCGTTCTGTGGATCGACAACCTGCCCAACACCGTGTCCACCGCGTTCTTCATGAACGAGAACATCAAGAGCACCGGCCTGCTGGGCAGCGGCAAACTGGACGGCAAGGGCATCCCCGCGACCTTCTTCAAGGACAGCAACGTCCGCCGCGCCTTCAGCTACGCCTTCAACTACCAGCAGTACATCACCGACGTGCAGAACGGCAAGGGCAAACAGCGCACCATGCTGCTGCCCGACACCTTCCCCGGCTACGACGCCAAGATCGGCACGTACAGCTACGACGCCGCCAAGGCCAAGCAGTACTTCCAGCGCGCCTGGGGCGGCCAGGTCTGGAAGAACGGCTTCGTCATGACCGCCAACTACCGCGCCGGCAGCGTGCCCGCGCAGACGGCCATGGAAATCCTGAAGAAGAACGTCGAAGCGCTGAACCCCAAGTTCCGCGTGAACATCCAGGCCAAGCCCTGGAGCGAGATGCTCGCCGACTCCAAGAGCGGCAAGGAAGCCATGATCGTCATCGGCTGGGCACCTGACTACGCCGACCCTGACAACTTCATGTACACCTTCTACTCCAGCAACGGGTACTACTTCCCCCGCAACAACTGGAAAGACGCCCAGGTCGACAAGTGGCTCGAGCAGGCCCGCAACACGGTCAACACCGCCGAGCGTAACCGCCTGTACAGCCTCGTGGGCAAGAAAGCCTACGAGCAGGCCCCGTACATCCTGATGCCCGCCGGCATCGCCTACACCTTCGTGCGCGACAGCCTGACCGGCGTCAGCGCCGCGAACTACAACCCCATGACCTCCTTCAGCAGCACCGGGACCCTCTGGAAGGACCTCGGCAAGAAGTAAGCTGAACCCGGCGTAGGAAACTGCGCGGTGAGGGCGGGGCGGCCCCCAACAGGGTTGCCCCGCCCTCATCATTGTGTTCGGGTCGCGGGTCCTGCGCGGCGTGCTACACGCAGGGTTCCCCTGAGCGGGACATCAGCCCGCTTGACTTTGCGCGCCGGGTCTGTTTTGGTCTAGGCTGATTGATGGTCTAACCCACGTCCATACAACACGCCCGTTTACTGCGTTCCAGCTTCTCTCCCTCCACCGACCCGTGTAAGGTCCGGCCGGAGGCTTCATACCGAGGCCCACATGCTTAATTTCATTGTGCGGCGAGTGCTCCAGATTCCCGTGGTGATGCTCGTCCTTTCCCTGATGATCGTCGGACTGACGCAACTGCTCACGCCTGAGCAGCGCGCCGCGCCGTACATCAAAAGCGAACAGGCGGCCGCCCGCCTGGAACAGATCATCGAACAACGCGGCCTGCGTGACCCCTTCCCGGTCCAGTACGGCCGCTGGCTGTCTTCCACCCTGAAAGGCGACCTGGGCTACTCGAAGGCCAGCAGTCAGGACGTGATCACCACCATCGGTGAGCGCCTGCCCCGCACCCTCGAGCTGACCATCGTGACGGCCATCCCGATCCTGCTGCTCAGCATCTGGCTGGGCACCCTGAGCGCCCTGCACAAGGACAAGTTGATCGATCAGGTCCTACGCGTGCTGGTGGTGCTGGGGTACTCCCTGCCCAGTTTCGTGGTGGGGATCCTGATGCTGGCGGTGTTCTACGCGTACCTGGGCTGGCTGCCGGGCGCCGGGCAGGTCAGCGTGCTGAACACCTTTGCGCTGGGCGACCTGCAACGCTACACCGGCCTGCTGAGCCTGGACGCCGCCCTGAACGGCCGCTGGGACATCGCCTGGGACGTCATTCAGCACCTGATCCTGCCCGCCGCGACCCTGGTGATCGTCCTGAGCGCCAGCATCATCAAGGTCATGCGCAACAACATGCTTGAGGCCCTGACCAGCGATTACGTGCGCACTGCGCGCGCCAAGGGCCTGTCGAGCCGCGTGGTGAACAACAAGCACGCCCGCCGCAACGCCCTGCTGAGCATCGTGACGCTGGGCGGCTTCCTGATCATCGGCCTGCTCAGCGGGTCCCTGATCACGGAAACGATCTTCGCGTACCCCGGCGTGGGCCAGTGGGTCGTGCAGGCCGCCATCGGCGTGGACCTCGCGGCCGTGCTGGGCTTCGCCATGCTGTCGGCCGTGATCGTGGTCGTCGTGAGCACCATCGTGGACATCCTGTACGGCGTGATCGACCCCCGCGTGAGGTTCGACTGATGCCCGCCCAGCCCCACGCCCGCCACGCCACCCGGAGGGACACCCGATGACGACCGCCCCCGCCAAGATCAATCAGCGCAGCTCCTGGCAGCTGTTCTGGACCAGTCCCGCCATGCGCAAGATGCGCCGCAACCCCCTGGCCATCACCGGCCTGATCATCACCCTGCTGTTCGGGCTGGTGGCGCTGTTCGCGCCGCTGATCGCCAAGCCCAGCGGCAACTGCATCCGCGACCTGAACATCACCGAGGCCAGTCAGGTCTACAACCCCCTGAGTGCCCCGTTCTGGCAGGCGACGCTGGCCCCGCCCAAGAGCTGCTACCTGATCGAGCGCCTGAGCTTCCAGCAGCAGCCCAGCCTGCCGAGCGCCGAGGCGCCCTTTGGGACCGTGAACGGCTACAACATCTTCTACGGCCTGATCTGGGGCACCCGCACCGCCCTGAAACTGTCGTTCATCATCGTGGGCATCACCCTGGTGATCGGCGTGATCGTCGGCGCGATCAGCGGCTACTACGGCGGCTGGATCGACAACCTGATCCAGCGGTTCATTGACGTGCTGTTCTCGCTGCCGCCCCTGATCCTGACCGTGGTGATCCTGACGATCCTGCGCGCCCGCCTGATGGGCGGCGGGGCCGATTACGACCCAACGGTGCCGATGGTCGTGGCGTTCTGCGTGACCGGCTGGGCCGGCTACGCCCGCCTGATCCGCGGTGAGGTGCTGCGCACCCGCCAGCTGGAGTACGTGGACGCCGCCCGCAGCCTCGGCGCGCGCGACATGCGCCTGATCCTCAAGCACGTGGTGCCCAACAGCGTGGCTGCCGTGTTCACGACCGCCGTGCTGGACCTCGCGACCGTGCCCCTGAGTATCGCGGGCCTGTCGTTCCTGGGCCTGGGTTTCGAACCCGGTTACTCCGAGTGGGGTCAGCTGGTCGACTTTGCCCGCGCGTGGCTGAAACCCGAGTACTGGTACGTGCTGGTGTACCCGGCCGTGTTCATCGTGCTGTTCAGCCTTGCGTTCAACCTGTTCGGTGACGG includes:
- a CDS encoding ABC transporter permease, whose translation is MTTAPAKINQRSSWQLFWTSPAMRKMRRNPLAITGLIITLLFGLVALFAPLIAKPSGNCIRDLNITEASQVYNPLSAPFWQATLAPPKSCYLIERLSFQQQPSLPSAEAPFGTVNGYNIFYGLIWGTRTALKLSFIIVGITLVIGVIVGAISGYYGGWIDNLIQRFIDVLFSLPPLILTVVILTILRARLMGGGADYDPTVPMVVAFCVTGWAGYARLIRGEVLRTRQLEYVDAARSLGARDMRLILKHVVPNSVAAVFTTAVLDLATVPLSIAGLSFLGLGFEPGYSEWGQLVDFARAWLKPEYWYVLVYPAVFIVLFSLAFNLFGDGLRDALDPKSR
- a CDS encoding ABC transporter permease, which translates into the protein MLNFIVRRVLQIPVVMLVLSLMIVGLTQLLTPEQRAAPYIKSEQAAARLEQIIEQRGLRDPFPVQYGRWLSSTLKGDLGYSKASSQDVITTIGERLPRTLELTIVTAIPILLLSIWLGTLSALHKDKLIDQVLRVLVVLGYSLPSFVVGILMLAVFYAYLGWLPGAGQVSVLNTFALGDLQRYTGLLSLDAALNGRWDIAWDVIQHLILPAATLVIVLSASIIKVMRNNMLEALTSDYVRTARAKGLSSRVVNNKHARRNALLSIVTLGGFLIIGLLSGSLITETIFAYPGVGQWVVQAAIGVDLAAVLGFAMLSAVIVVVVSTIVDILYGVIDPRVRFD
- a CDS encoding D-alanine--D-alanine ligase family protein, with amino-acid sequence MKKRILLLAGGQSGEHEVSLMSARSVLSALPRDQFDVTPVVISKQGRWLPPTETQRALESGEAATGGDLVLHRVASAEGYDAVFPLLHGPMGEDGTVQGLLTLAGIPFVGSGVLGSAVSMDKVMTKQVLESAGIPQVAWRLAVRREWQQDPQGVRDRAAELGFPLFVKPANLGSSVGISKVGTPDELDGALNLAFGLDRRVILEAMTSHKPREVEVGILGNDAPIASPVGELRFDADFYDYETKYTEGRATMHIPAPLPPEVAARVRTEALAAFRALDCAGLARVDFFYVEETGELLLNEVNTMPGFTTTSMYPKLFEAAGVGYSELVTRLVELALEER
- a CDS encoding ABC transporter substrate-binding protein codes for the protein MKKIAALSTLLILTSALAVSPKDTLVVQEASDIPTMDPGVTYDTASGAITENLYETLLTYSGASLTKLEPLLATKWTISNGGKTYTFDLRKNVKFHSGGAMTCADAEYSFERNLVTNSAESGNWFIAESLLGTGANANDDKTITWARIDKAVECNAAGQLVFNLPAVDPAFLAKLAYTGQSVVDSKYAAKLGEWSGKEADWKTWVGKDLTNSKLSQAPSGTGAYKFVRKDANAFLATAFDGYWGKKPAIKNIVIQKVPELAARQQAFLRGDADIIEGGGRAVDEEQIKGKAGVLWIDNLPNTVSTAFFMNENIKSTGLLGSGKLDGKGIPATFFKDSNVRRAFSYAFNYQQYITDVQNGKGKQRTMLLPDTFPGYDAKIGTYSYDAAKAKQYFQRAWGGQVWKNGFVMTANYRAGSVPAQTAMEILKKNVEALNPKFRVNIQAKPWSEMLADSKSGKEAMIVIGWAPDYADPDNFMYTFYSSNGYYFPRNNWKDAQVDKWLEQARNTVNTAERNRLYSLVGKKAYEQAPYILMPAGIAYTFVRDSLTGVSAANYNPMTSFSSTGTLWKDLGKK